The proteins below are encoded in one region of Streptomyces spinoverrucosus:
- a CDS encoding NADPH:quinone oxidoreductase family protein, whose amino-acid sequence MQAWQVHENGEPSEVMRLNDVATPTPGDGQVLLKVRAANINFPDALLCRGQYQVRPPLPFTPGVEICGETEDGRRVIANPALPYGGFAEYAVADAAAVLPAPDALDDAEAAALHIGYQTGWFGLHQRAHLEAGETLLVHAAAGGVGSAAVQLGKAAGATVIGVVGGAEKAAVARELGCDVVIDRRADDVVAAVKEATGGRGADVIYDPVGGEAYTQSAKTVAFEGRIVVVGFASGTIPSPALNHALVKNYSILGLHWGLYNTKNPKLVQHCHEQLTDLAARGAIKPLVSERVPLGGAATAVQKVADGLTTGRIAVVTEEAA is encoded by the coding sequence ATGCAGGCATGGCAGGTGCACGAGAACGGCGAGCCGAGCGAGGTGATGCGCCTGAACGACGTGGCGACACCGACGCCCGGCGACGGCCAGGTCCTGCTGAAGGTACGGGCCGCGAACATCAACTTCCCCGACGCCCTGCTGTGCCGGGGCCAGTACCAGGTCCGGCCCCCGCTGCCCTTCACGCCCGGCGTCGAGATCTGCGGCGAGACCGAGGACGGCCGCCGCGTGATCGCCAACCCGGCCCTGCCGTACGGCGGTTTCGCCGAGTACGCCGTCGCCGACGCCGCCGCCGTGCTGCCCGCGCCCGACGCCCTGGACGACGCCGAGGCCGCCGCCCTGCACATCGGCTACCAGACCGGCTGGTTCGGCCTGCATCAGCGCGCCCACCTGGAGGCCGGGGAGACGCTGCTCGTCCACGCCGCCGCCGGAGGGGTCGGCAGCGCGGCCGTGCAGCTCGGCAAGGCGGCCGGCGCCACGGTCATCGGCGTCGTGGGCGGCGCGGAGAAGGCCGCCGTGGCCCGTGAGCTGGGCTGCGACGTCGTGATCGACCGGCGTGCCGACGATGTCGTCGCGGCCGTGAAGGAGGCCACCGGCGGCCGGGGCGCCGACGTCATCTACGACCCCGTGGGTGGCGAGGCGTACACCCAGTCCGCCAAGACGGTCGCCTTCGAGGGCAGGATCGTGGTCGTCGGCTTCGCGAGCGGCACGATCCCGAGCCCCGCGCTCAACCACGCCCTCGTCAAGAACTACTCGATCCTCGGCCTGCACTGGGGCCTGTACAACACCAAGAACCCCAAGCTGGTCCAGCACTGCCACGAGCAGCTCACCGACCTGGCCGCGCGGGGCGCCATCAAGCCGCTGGTGAGCGAGCGGGTGCCGCTGGGCGGCGCCGCGACGGCCGTGCAGAAGGTGGCGGACGGCCTCACCACCGGCCGGATCGCCGTTGTGACGGAGGAGGCAGCATGA
- a CDS encoding acyl-CoA dehydrogenase family protein — MSTQPDLLYSEEEEALRAAVRDLLTDHCGAPDVIARTESDTPHDQELWKLLTDGMGLAGLLVPEDRGGQGASHREVAVVLEELGRAVAPVPYLTSAVVATEALLACDGSAGLLTRLASGRTIGALAVALHLTPGAAFPVVRVEDGLLHGGLTGIADASAADVLLVPADDGGLYAVEADAVTVVPQVSLDLTRPVGRVVLRSAAGHRVGDAEPAVRRALRAAAGLLASEQLGLADWSLTETVRYLKERTQFNRPVGGFQALKHRLAQLWLEVVHLRAAARGAADALATGEDVDVSVAVAQAYAAPVAVRAAEEALQLHGGIGMTWEHPAHLYLKRAKADSLAYGTAGAHRAALADLVDLQAP, encoded by the coding sequence ATGAGCACACAGCCCGATCTGCTCTACTCGGAGGAGGAAGAGGCCCTCCGCGCCGCCGTCCGGGACCTGCTCACCGACCACTGCGGCGCGCCCGACGTGATCGCCCGCACCGAGTCCGACACCCCGCACGACCAGGAGCTGTGGAAGCTCCTCACCGACGGCATGGGCCTGGCCGGACTGCTGGTGCCGGAGGACCGGGGAGGCCAGGGTGCCTCGCACCGGGAGGTCGCCGTCGTCCTGGAGGAGCTGGGACGGGCGGTCGCGCCGGTCCCGTACCTCACGAGTGCCGTCGTCGCCACCGAGGCGCTGCTGGCCTGCGACGGCTCCGCCGGCCTGCTCACCCGGCTGGCGTCGGGCCGGACCATCGGCGCCCTCGCCGTCGCCCTGCACCTGACACCGGGCGCCGCCTTCCCCGTCGTACGAGTCGAAGACGGGCTGCTGCACGGCGGGTTGACCGGCATCGCCGACGCGTCGGCCGCCGATGTGCTGCTCGTGCCCGCCGACGACGGCGGGTTGTACGCCGTGGAGGCCGACGCCGTCACGGTGGTGCCCCAGGTGTCGCTGGACCTGACCCGGCCCGTGGGGCGGGTGGTTCTGCGGAGTGCGGCGGGGCACCGGGTGGGCGATGCCGAGCCCGCCGTACGACGGGCCCTGCGCGCGGCGGCCGGGCTGCTGGCGTCCGAGCAGCTGGGGCTGGCCGACTGGTCGCTGACCGAGACCGTGCGCTATCTGAAGGAGCGCACGCAGTTCAACCGGCCCGTCGGCGGATTCCAGGCGCTCAAGCACCGGCTCGCCCAGCTGTGGCTGGAGGTCGTCCACCTGCGGGCCGCCGCACGCGGCGCGGCGGACGCCCTGGCGACCGGCGAGGACGTCGACGTCTCGGTCGCGGTGGCCCAGGCGTATGCCGCGCCCGTGGCCGTGCGCGCCGCCGAGGAGGCGCTGCAACTGCACGGTGGCATCGGAATGACCTGGGAGCACCCGGCGCACCTGTATCTGAAGCGCGCCAAGGCGGACTCCCTCGCGTACGGCACCGCGGGCGCCCACCGTGCCGCGCTGGCCGACCTGGTGGACCTTCAGGCCCCCTGA
- a CDS encoding phosphodiester glycosidase family protein: MTPRQKRFRSGRTFVTVSGRTFITLSGRTFVAVLAALGALAGAALTGAAPAGAAADGTRIAPGVVYREFDIQAAKGPTHVHVLSVDLRDPRVRLDLLYPGAVAARATVSQLADARSAVAGVNGDFFNISETQHPGVAATGASVGPVIARGRALKAAVPNGQRFGPALPPGTSTKDVVGVGTDRRARLDSLALEGSVSTPEGELPLGGLNQYALPVGSVGAFTSAWGSVSRVRAACGTDTDRAAPCSTDTHEVTVREGRVVSSADSPGSGPIAEGTTVLVGREAGAQRLRKFAVGESVQVRHRLVPSASRIPYRFALGGYPVLRGGQPLPGLDDRTAAVRTAVGIADDGRRVLLLAVDGAPEFRTGLTIAEVADTMRQLGSVQAFSLDGGGSSTLVARAPGAGTVSVRNHPSGGVERPVPNGIGVFSHT; encoded by the coding sequence GTGACACCTCGTCAGAAGCGGTTCCGATCAGGCAGAACGTTCGTCACGGTCTCAGGCAGAACGTTCATCACGCTCTCAGGCAGAACATTCGTCGCGGTCCTCGCGGCACTCGGCGCGCTGGCCGGTGCGGCCCTGACGGGGGCGGCACCGGCCGGCGCCGCTGCGGACGGGACCCGGATCGCGCCGGGCGTGGTCTATCGGGAGTTCGACATCCAGGCGGCCAAGGGACCGACCCACGTCCACGTCCTCAGCGTCGACCTGCGCGACCCACGCGTCCGCCTCGACCTGCTCTACCCGGGAGCGGTGGCAGCCCGGGCGACCGTCTCCCAACTCGCCGATGCCCGGAGCGCGGTGGCGGGCGTCAACGGCGACTTCTTCAACATAAGCGAGACCCAGCACCCGGGCGTCGCCGCGACCGGCGCGAGCGTCGGACCGGTGATCGCACGCGGCAGGGCGCTGAAGGCGGCGGTCCCGAACGGGCAGCGGTTCGGCCCGGCGCTGCCGCCGGGCACCAGCACCAAGGACGTCGTGGGCGTCGGGACCGACCGGCGGGCCCGGCTGGACAGCCTGGCACTGGAGGGGTCGGTCAGCACACCCGAGGGCGAACTGCCGCTCGGCGGCCTCAACCAGTACGCGCTGCCGGTCGGCTCGGTCGGCGCGTTCACGTCGGCGTGGGGCAGCGTCTCCCGGGTGCGTGCCGCCTGCGGCACCGACACCGACCGGGCGGCGCCGTGCAGCACGGACACCCACGAGGTGACGGTCAGGGAGGGCCGGGTGGTGTCGAGCGCCGACTCTCCCGGCAGCGGTCCGATCGCCGAGGGGACGACCGTGCTCGTCGGCCGCGAGGCGGGCGCCCAGCGGTTGCGGAAGTTCGCGGTGGGCGAGTCCGTGCAGGTGCGGCACCGGCTGGTGCCGTCGGCGTCACGGATCCCGTACCGCTTCGCCCTGGGCGGCTACCCGGTCCTGCGGGGCGGACAGCCGCTGCCCGGTCTGGACGACCGGACGGCGGCGGTGCGCACCGCCGTGGGCATCGCGGACGACGGACGGCGCGTGCTGCTGCTCGCGGTGGACGGCGCCCCCGAGTTCCGCACCGGCCTGACGATCGCCGAGGTTGCGGACACCATGCGGCAGCTGGGCTCGGTGCAGGCCTTCAGCCTGGACGGCGGCGGTTCGTCCACGCTGGTCGCCCGCGCTCCGGGCGCGGGCACCGTCTCCGTGCGCAACCACCCGAGCGGCGGCGTGGAGCGCCCCGTGCCGAACGGCATCGGGGTGTTCTCCCACACATAG
- a CDS encoding NAD(P)/FAD-dependent oxidoreductase, whose protein sequence is MTDTTTESYEVVVIGGGTAGLSAALVLGRARRRTLVVDAGEPRNAPAAHMQGYLSRDGMPPAEFLAIGRAEIARYGVELIRDRAVDVTRGEDFTVELASGRTMRARRLVVTTGLRDELPAVPGVAERFGRDVLHCPYCHGWEVRDRAFGVLATSPLSVHQALIVTQWSKDVTFFLHEVAEDDLSDDDLRRLAAAGVKVVTGAVAGLVVEDDRITGVRLADGTTHDRDVVFTAPRAVPQTGLLRRLGAELNETPFGAYPVVDGTGLTTVPGVWAAGNAAGFAEQVVNAASGGYRAGATINGELLMSDLDAAVQV, encoded by the coding sequence ATGACCGACACGACAACCGAGTCGTACGAAGTGGTCGTCATCGGCGGCGGCACGGCGGGCCTGTCCGCCGCGCTCGTCCTGGGCCGGGCCAGGCGCCGCACGCTGGTCGTCGACGCGGGCGAGCCGCGCAACGCGCCCGCCGCGCACATGCAGGGCTATCTGTCGCGGGACGGCATGCCGCCCGCCGAGTTCCTGGCGATCGGCCGTGCGGAGATCGCGCGGTACGGCGTCGAGCTGATCCGGGACCGGGCGGTGGACGTCACCCGAGGCGAGGACTTCACGGTGGAGCTGGCGAGCGGCCGGACCATGCGCGCCCGCCGCCTGGTCGTCACCACCGGTCTCAGGGACGAGCTGCCGGCGGTGCCCGGGGTCGCCGAGCGGTTCGGCCGGGATGTGCTGCACTGCCCGTACTGCCACGGCTGGGAGGTCCGCGACCGGGCCTTCGGCGTGCTCGCCACCAGCCCGCTGAGTGTGCACCAGGCGCTGATCGTCACCCAGTGGTCCAAGGACGTGACGTTCTTCCTGCACGAGGTCGCCGAGGACGACCTGTCCGACGACGACCTGCGGCGGCTCGCCGCGGCCGGGGTCAAGGTCGTGACGGGTGCGGTCGCGGGCCTGGTGGTCGAGGACGACCGGATCACCGGCGTCCGGCTCGCGGACGGTACGACACACGACCGGGACGTGGTGTTCACCGCGCCCCGCGCCGTCCCGCAGACCGGGCTGCTGCGGCGGCTGGGCGCCGAGCTGAACGAGACACCGTTCGGCGCGTACCCCGTGGTCGACGGGACGGGCCTGACGACCGTGCCGGGCGTGTGGGCCGCGGGCAACGCCGCCGGCTTCGCCGAGCAGGTCGTGAACGCGGCGAGCGGCGGCTACCGCGCGGGCGCCACCATC
- a CDS encoding phosphatidylinositol-specific phospholipase C/glycerophosphodiester phosphodiesterase family protein, which yields MALTTRRRALTTLGAALAGAVALPGASALADDRKRNPRPLWRAHAHNDYEHPRPLLDALDHRFGSVEADIYLVGDQLLVAHDPEDLDPARTLESLYLDTLAARVKAGRGSVYRGHRGSLQLLIDIKTEGASTYLELDRHLRRYRHLFTTYAHGKVIPGPVTAVISGDRAARAPMEAQKVRRAFYDGRLADLGSSAPASFVPLISDNWTLNFTWRGAGEFPAAERQKLRSIMRAAHSRGQKVRFWATPDVAGPERDALWTELLDADVDFINTDDLLGLEAFLDAHERA from the coding sequence ATGGCCCTCACCACCCGTCGCAGAGCCCTCACCACCCTCGGCGCCGCCCTCGCGGGCGCGGTCGCCCTGCCCGGCGCGAGCGCGCTGGCGGACGACCGGAAGCGCAACCCGCGGCCGCTGTGGCGCGCCCACGCGCACAACGACTACGAGCACCCCCGGCCGCTGCTCGACGCCCTCGACCACCGCTTCGGCAGCGTCGAGGCCGACATCTACCTCGTCGGCGACCAGCTCCTCGTCGCCCACGACCCCGAGGACCTCGACCCGGCCCGCACCCTGGAGTCCCTCTACCTCGACACCCTCGCCGCCCGGGTGAAGGCGGGCCGCGGCTCGGTGTACCGCGGTCACCGCGGGTCGCTCCAGCTGCTCATCGACATCAAGACCGAGGGCGCCTCGACCTACCTCGAACTCGACCGCCATCTGCGCCGCTACCGGCACCTGTTCACCACCTACGCCCACGGCAAGGTGATCCCCGGACCGGTCACCGCCGTCATCTCCGGCGACCGGGCGGCGCGCGCGCCGATGGAGGCGCAGAAGGTGCGCCGCGCCTTCTACGACGGCCGGCTGGCCGACCTCGGCAGCTCGGCGCCGGCCTCCTTCGTACCCCTGATCAGCGACAACTGGACGCTGAACTTCACCTGGCGGGGCGCGGGCGAGTTCCCGGCGGCCGAGCGACAGAAGCTGCGGAGCATCATGCGGGCGGCGCACTCGCGCGGGCAGAAGGTGCGGTTCTGGGCCACGCCGGACGTGGCCGGGCCCGAGCGGGACGCGCTGTGGACCGAGCTGCTCGACGCGGACGTCGACTTCATCAACACCGACGACCTGCTCGGCCTCGAGGCGTTCCTGGACGCCCACGAGCGGGCGTAG
- a CDS encoding helix-turn-helix domain-containing protein, which yields MTTDDVLAGVGPRLRRIRKEREVTLTGLSEATGISVSTLSRLESGLRKPSLELLLPIAQAHQVALDELVGAPPVSDPRVRSEPIVRHGRTYLPLTRQPGGLQAYKIIVPQQNLEPSPRTHEGYEWLYVLSGKLRVVLGDHDVVMVAGEAAEFDTRVPHWFGSTGEGPVEFLSLFGPQGERMHVRARPKRA from the coding sequence ATGACGACCGATGACGTGCTGGCGGGTGTGGGACCGAGGCTGCGGCGGATCCGGAAGGAGCGGGAGGTGACCCTGACCGGGCTGTCCGAGGCGACCGGCATCTCGGTGAGCACGCTCTCCCGGCTGGAGTCGGGCCTGCGCAAGCCCAGCCTGGAGCTGCTGCTGCCGATCGCGCAGGCCCATCAGGTGGCGCTGGACGAACTGGTCGGAGCGCCGCCGGTGAGCGATCCGCGCGTGCGGAGCGAGCCGATCGTGCGGCACGGACGCACCTATCTGCCGCTCACCCGGCAGCCCGGCGGACTCCAGGCCTACAAGATCATCGTGCCGCAGCAGAACCTGGAGCCGTCCCCGCGGACGCACGAGGGCTACGAGTGGCTGTATGTGCTGTCCGGGAAGCTGCGCGTGGTGCTCGGTGACCACGACGTGGTGATGGTCGCGGGCGAGGCGGCGGAGTTCGACACGCGGGTGCCGCACTGGTTCGGGTCGACGGGGGAGGGGCCGGTGGAGTTCCTGAGCCTGTTCGGGCCGCAGGGCGAGCGGATGCACGTGCGGGCGCGGCCCAAGCGGGCGTGA
- a CDS encoding acyl-CoA dehydrogenase family protein: MTDAAELRRRTQELLTAYPPASTDRLDFLKARFDAGLAWVHYPEGLGGLGAPRSLQAVVDAELEAAGAPDNDPRRIGIGLGMAAPTILRYGTEEQKQRYLRPLWTGEEVWCQLFSEPGAGSDLAALGTRAVREGDAWVVNGQKVWTSSAHLARWAILIARTDPDVPKHQGITYFVCDMTDPGVEVRPLRQITGEAEFNEVFLTDVRIPESRRLGEIGDGWRVAQTTLMNERVSIGGMRLPREGGMIGPVSKTWRERPELRTHDLHQRLLKLWVEAEVARLTGERLRQQLVAGQPGPEGSGMKLAFARLNQEISGLEVELLGEEGLLYDDWTMRRPELVDFTGRDAGYRYLRSKGNSIEGGTSEVLLNIVAERVLGLPAEPRTDKDVAWKDLAR; the protein is encoded by the coding sequence ATGACCGACGCCGCCGAACTGCGCCGCCGCACCCAGGAGTTGCTGACCGCGTATCCGCCCGCTTCGACGGACCGGCTCGACTTCCTCAAGGCCCGCTTCGACGCCGGGCTCGCTTGGGTGCACTACCCCGAGGGGCTCGGCGGACTCGGTGCCCCGCGCTCGCTCCAGGCCGTCGTGGACGCCGAGCTGGAGGCCGCGGGCGCGCCGGACAACGATCCGCGGCGGATCGGCATCGGCCTGGGCATGGCCGCGCCGACGATCCTGCGCTACGGCACCGAGGAGCAGAAGCAGCGGTATCTGCGGCCCCTGTGGACGGGTGAGGAGGTCTGGTGCCAGCTGTTCAGCGAGCCCGGCGCCGGATCCGACCTCGCCGCGCTGGGTACGCGGGCCGTCCGGGAGGGCGACGCCTGGGTCGTCAACGGGCAGAAGGTGTGGACGTCCAGCGCGCATCTCGCCCGCTGGGCCATCCTCATCGCCCGCACCGACCCGGACGTGCCCAAGCACCAGGGCATCACGTACTTCGTCTGCGACATGACCGACCCCGGCGTCGAGGTCCGGCCGCTGCGGCAGATCACCGGCGAAGCCGAGTTCAACGAGGTGTTCCTGACCGACGTCCGGATCCCGGAGTCGCGCCGTCTCGGTGAGATCGGCGATGGCTGGCGGGTCGCGCAGACCACCCTGATGAACGAGCGCGTCTCCATCGGCGGCATGCGACTGCCCCGCGAGGGCGGCATGATCGGCCCGGTCTCCAAGACCTGGCGCGAACGCCCCGAACTGCGCACCCACGACCTCCACCAGCGGCTCCTGAAGCTGTGGGTCGAGGCCGAGGTCGCCCGGCTCACCGGCGAACGGCTGCGCCAGCAACTCGTCGCCGGCCAGCCCGGCCCCGAGGGCTCCGGCATGAAGCTCGCCTTCGCCCGCCTCAACCAGGAGATCAGCGGCCTGGAGGTCGAACTCCTGGGCGAGGAGGGGCTCCTGTACGACGACTGGACCATGCGGCGCCCCGAGCTCGTGGACTTCACCGGCCGCGACGCCGGCTACCGCTACCTCCGCTCCAAGGGCAACAGCATCGAGGGCGGGACCAGCGAGGTCCTGCTGAACATCGTCGCCGAACGCGTCCTCGGACTGCCCGCCGAGCCGCGCACCGACAAGGACGTCGCCTGGAAGGACCTGGCCCGATGA